A single genomic interval of Streptomyces graminofaciens harbors:
- a CDS encoding (2Fe-2S)-binding protein, with amino-acid sequence MTVTLETAPAPAAMRAPALPSLLATAYNRLDKMCEALSVRVLEPGSAAPSNSPQQAYRTVGLTESQAGVEAFVEAEKARILDGYDHTAPRHVAASRALHDYAWSVGLLMSGVWYLERRVPRIAPEDIRVDLASGTYELRPGSLLTCLPDDPAALLTGTRTVARHEALSAELRSAVADHMGPVLDALGPYVRRGSRALWGMVSDDLVSGIWYLGRMLGEEATAVRAASEVLPGARAPFPGGADFRTLRTSDGREHPTRTRMGCCLYYTIRPAEACSTCPRTCDAERLRRLEG; translated from the coding sequence ATGACCGTGACCCTGGAGACCGCCCCGGCCCCCGCGGCCATGCGCGCCCCCGCCCTCCCCTCTCTCCTCGCCACCGCCTACAACCGCCTGGACAAGATGTGCGAGGCGCTGTCCGTGCGCGTACTGGAACCCGGCTCGGCGGCGCCCTCGAATTCACCTCAACAGGCCTATAGGACTGTTGGGTTGACGGAGTCCCAGGCGGGCGTGGAGGCCTTCGTCGAGGCGGAGAAGGCGCGCATCCTCGACGGCTACGACCACACGGCACCCCGGCATGTCGCCGCCTCCCGCGCACTGCACGACTACGCGTGGTCGGTCGGCCTGCTGATGAGCGGCGTCTGGTACCTGGAGCGCAGGGTGCCGCGCATCGCCCCCGAGGACATTCGGGTCGACCTCGCGTCCGGCACCTACGAGCTCAGGCCGGGATCCCTCCTCACCTGCCTGCCGGACGACCCGGCCGCGCTCCTCACCGGGACCCGGACCGTGGCCCGACACGAGGCCCTGAGCGCCGAGTTGAGGAGTGCCGTCGCCGATCACATGGGGCCGGTGCTGGACGCGCTGGGCCCGTACGTACGGCGGGGCTCACGGGCCCTGTGGGGCATGGTGTCGGACGACCTGGTCTCCGGCATCTGGTACCTCGGCCGCATGCTGGGCGAGGAGGCGACCGCGGTGCGGGCCGCCTCCGAGGTGCTGCCCGGAGCCCGGGCACCCTTCCCCGGTGGCGCCGACTTCCGGACGCTCCGCACGAGCGACGGCCGGGAGCACCCGACCCGGACCCGGATGGGCTGCTGCCTCTACTACACGATCCGCCCGGCCGAGGCCTGCTCGACGTGCCCGCGCACCTGCGACGCCGAACGGCTGCGCCGCCTCGAAGGGTGA
- a CDS encoding family 43 glycosylhydrolase: protein MPAEPEVGHDDERAVAAAAGLIAVQGADDVRGHLTLPTTGAYGTTVTWASGEPHVIDATGVVHRPRPGAGAAFVQLTATVTRGAAQAVRLFDAVVPELPEEQPYAAYLFAYFAGEGTPDGEQIRLALSRGDDPLHWQALNSGAPVLTSSLGTKGLRDPFLVRSPEGDRFYLIATDLRMHGEPDGDWEQVQRTGSRSIAVWESTDLVDWTEQRLVDLSPDTAGNTWAPEAAYDPTINAYVVFWASKLYGEDDPGHTTDTYNKMLYATTRDFRTFTEPQVWNDPGHSVIDSTVIHHDGTYHRFTKDERNASPDVPGGKFVTAERSTELRATSYAFVADRIGHGSIEQGEGPTVFRSNTEDKWYLFIDEFSGRGYVPFETSDLDSGKWTMCEDFELPPGARHGSVLPVTGAEYERLRVAYAPQASVVDATVPDHGLKAYAMVDHTSSKVVLPLRPEAELDTLAPEFTVAAGARISPPSGTPRDFRTPLPYTVTATDGTSRTWTVEAAHMRGPLLPGLHADPNIQEFGGRYYVYPTTDGVEHWGSTTFKVYSSDDLVSWQDHGVVLDLETDVDWADGYAWAPAAGERDGRYYFYFCADQQIGVAVADSPTGPFRDALGRPLIARDDYDGQMIDPAVFKDDDGTAYLYWGNGDAYGVPLNEDMVSFDPALVRQFTPADFREGAFVIKRRGVYYFMWSEDDTRSENYRVAYATGPSPLGPWTERGVILRKRPEYGILGTGHHSVVNVPGTDDWYIVYHRFAIPGPGGRPRGDGMHREAALDRLEFGPGGSIVPVVPTL from the coding sequence GTGCCCGCCGAGCCCGAGGTCGGCCACGACGACGAACGAGCCGTGGCGGCGGCCGCCGGGTTGATCGCCGTCCAGGGTGCCGACGATGTCCGAGGCCATCTCACCCTCCCCACCACCGGCGCGTACGGCACCACGGTGACCTGGGCCTCCGGTGAGCCGCACGTCATCGACGCGACGGGGGTCGTGCACCGCCCCCGGCCGGGCGCGGGCGCCGCGTTCGTGCAGCTCACGGCCACGGTCACGCGTGGGGCGGCCCAGGCGGTCCGCCTCTTCGACGCGGTCGTGCCCGAGCTGCCCGAGGAGCAGCCGTACGCCGCATACCTCTTCGCGTACTTCGCGGGCGAGGGCACCCCGGACGGCGAGCAGATCCGTCTCGCACTGAGCCGCGGTGACGACCCGCTGCACTGGCAGGCGCTCAACTCCGGTGCGCCGGTGCTGACTTCGTCGCTCGGCACGAAGGGGCTGCGCGACCCGTTCCTCGTCCGCTCCCCCGAGGGCGACAGGTTCTACCTCATCGCCACCGACCTCAGGATGCACGGCGAACCCGACGGCGACTGGGAGCAGGTCCAGCGCACCGGCAGCCGGTCGATCGCCGTCTGGGAGAGCACCGACCTGGTCGACTGGACCGAGCAGCGCCTCGTTGACCTCTCCCCCGACACGGCCGGCAACACCTGGGCCCCCGAGGCCGCCTACGACCCCACCATCAACGCGTACGTCGTCTTCTGGGCCTCGAAGCTCTACGGCGAGGACGATCCGGGCCACACCACGGACACGTACAACAAGATGCTGTACGCGACCACCCGTGACTTCCGCACCTTCACCGAACCCCAGGTCTGGAACGACCCCGGGCACTCGGTCATCGACTCGACCGTCATCCACCACGACGGCACCTACCACCGCTTCACCAAGGACGAGCGGAACGCGTCCCCGGACGTGCCCGGCGGCAAGTTCGTCACCGCGGAGAGGTCGACCGAGCTGCGGGCGACCTCGTACGCGTTCGTGGCCGACCGCATCGGTCACGGCTCGATCGAGCAGGGCGAGGGCCCGACGGTCTTCCGGTCGAACACCGAGGACAAGTGGTACCTGTTCATCGACGAGTTCAGCGGACGCGGCTACGTCCCCTTCGAGACGAGCGATCTCGACTCCGGGAAGTGGACGATGTGCGAGGACTTCGAGCTGCCGCCCGGCGCCCGGCACGGTTCGGTGCTGCCGGTGACGGGGGCGGAGTACGAGCGGCTGCGCGTCGCGTACGCCCCGCAGGCTTCCGTGGTCGACGCGACCGTCCCTGACCACGGTCTCAAGGCCTACGCGATGGTCGACCACACCTCGTCGAAGGTCGTGCTGCCGTTGCGTCCCGAGGCCGAACTCGACACCCTGGCACCGGAGTTCACGGTGGCGGCTGGCGCCCGCATCAGCCCGCCCTCGGGCACGCCACGCGACTTCCGCACCCCGCTGCCGTACACCGTCACGGCCACCGACGGGACTAGCCGCACATGGACGGTCGAGGCGGCGCACATGCGCGGCCCGCTGCTGCCGGGTCTGCACGCCGACCCCAACATCCAGGAGTTCGGGGGTCGTTACTACGTCTATCCGACCACGGACGGCGTGGAGCACTGGGGCAGCACGACGTTCAAGGTGTACTCCTCGGACGATCTGGTCAGCTGGCAGGACCACGGTGTCGTGCTCGACCTGGAGACCGACGTGGACTGGGCGGACGGCTACGCCTGGGCCCCGGCCGCCGGGGAACGCGACGGACGCTACTACTTCTACTTCTGTGCCGACCAGCAGATCGGTGTCGCGGTCGCGGACAGCCCGACCGGCCCCTTCCGGGACGCCCTCGGCCGGCCGCTCATCGCCCGCGACGACTACGACGGCCAGATGATCGACCCGGCCGTGTTCAAGGACGACGACGGCACGGCCTATCTGTACTGGGGCAACGGCGACGCGTACGGCGTCCCGCTGAACGAGGACATGGTGTCCTTCGACCCCGCGCTGGTGCGGCAGTTCACGCCGGCGGACTTCCGTGAGGGCGCGTTCGTCATCAAGCGACGGGGCGTCTACTACTTCATGTGGTCGGAGGACGACACCCGCAGCGAGAACTACCGCGTGGCCTACGCGACCGGCCCGTCCCCGCTCGGCCCATGGACCGAACGGGGCGTGATCCTGCGCAAACGCCCCGAGTACGGGATCCTCGGCACCGGCCACCACTCGGTGGTCAATGTCCCCGGCACCGACGACTGGTACATCGTCTATCACCGTTTCGCGATCCCGGGCCCGGGCGGCCGACCGCGCGGTGACGGCATGCACCGGGAAGCGGCGCTGGACCGGCTGGAGTTCGGGCCGGGCGGGTCGATCGTGCCGGTGGTTCCGACGCTATAG
- a CDS encoding sensor histidine kinase, with translation MSMRRIRGLWARASLRGRVLLLAVALLTTGIAAFSVVSGTALRACMEDRLDTQLRSSAQVFALLPPTIARTGAERTPPSGLADFSTDVLGNPVITYVADDGTVESSISSLAGENRSSDAQGPVLPKLDKAVVTARDGRPFTADSSGGDTRWRVIAVPRVDRSALTGVSGTASADGATGSMVVSISMAQVDGTADRMWRIHQTAGLCLLVLLVAAGWFAVRSGLSPLTRIEQTAAEIAGGDLSRRVPELAGPGTEIGRLAAALNGMLGQIETAFAARAESEARMSRFVADASHELRTPLAGIKGLTDLHRMGALPERQDIDDTMARIARESERLTRLVEDMLLLARLDGRSLQAAGKGADHPATGFPLALDLAPADLRTLAADALHDVRALDASRPVTLTGPHGDGPPASAPALADEARLRQVVTNLVGNAVTHTPSGTAIRIGVGTLDDHTVLEVADQGPGLTEEQTRRIFERFYRADTSRARTTGGAGLGLAIVDSLVTAHAGRVEVHSIPGQGTTFQILLPHYSCGARQRRSSVPAAQK, from the coding sequence ATGAGCATGCGGCGGATCCGCGGTCTGTGGGCGCGGGCATCGCTGCGCGGCCGGGTCCTGCTCCTGGCCGTCGCCCTGCTCACCACCGGAATCGCGGCCTTCAGCGTCGTCAGCGGAACCGCCCTGCGCGCCTGTATGGAGGACCGGCTCGACACCCAACTCCGCTCCTCCGCCCAGGTGTTCGCTCTGCTGCCGCCCACCATCGCGCGGACCGGGGCCGAACGGACCCCGCCGTCCGGCCTCGCCGACTTCAGCACGGACGTACTCGGCAACCCCGTCATCACGTACGTCGCCGACGACGGCACGGTGGAGAGCAGCATCTCGTCGCTCGCCGGCGAGAACCGTTCGAGCGACGCACAGGGCCCGGTACTGCCGAAGCTGGACAAGGCGGTGGTCACCGCGCGTGACGGCCGCCCGTTCACCGCCGACAGCTCCGGGGGCGACACGCGCTGGCGGGTGATCGCCGTGCCCAGGGTCGACCGTTCGGCACTGACGGGTGTCTCGGGGACGGCCTCGGCCGACGGTGCCACCGGCAGCATGGTCGTGTCCATCTCCATGGCTCAGGTGGACGGCACGGCGGACCGCATGTGGCGGATCCATCAGACCGCCGGGCTGTGTCTGCTCGTCCTGCTGGTGGCGGCGGGCTGGTTCGCGGTCCGCTCCGGGCTGAGCCCGCTCACCAGGATCGAGCAGACCGCCGCCGAGATCGCGGGCGGCGATCTGTCCCGCCGGGTCCCCGAACTGGCCGGTCCGGGGACGGAGATCGGCCGTCTGGCCGCCGCCCTCAACGGCATGCTCGGCCAGATCGAGACGGCCTTCGCCGCCCGCGCCGAGTCCGAGGCGAGGATGAGCCGCTTCGTCGCCGACGCCAGCCATGAACTGCGCACCCCGCTCGCCGGCATCAAGGGTTTGACCGATCTGCACCGCATGGGCGCCCTGCCCGAACGCCAGGACATCGACGACACGATGGCCCGCATAGCACGCGAGTCCGAACGCCTCACCCGGCTCGTCGAGGACATGCTCCTGCTCGCCCGCCTCGACGGACGCTCCCTCCAGGCCGCTGGGAAAGGCGCCGACCACCCCGCGACCGGCTTTCCCCTCGCCCTGGACCTGGCCCCCGCCGACCTGCGCACCCTCGCCGCCGACGCCCTGCACGACGTACGCGCCCTCGACGCGAGCCGCCCGGTCACCCTCACCGGCCCGCACGGAGACGGCCCACCCGCCTCGGCGCCCGCCCTCGCCGACGAGGCCCGCCTCCGCCAGGTCGTCACCAACCTGGTCGGCAACGCCGTCACGCACACACCTTCCGGTACTGCCATCCGTATCGGCGTCGGCACCCTCGACGACCACACCGTGCTGGAGGTCGCCGACCAGGGCCCGGGCCTCACCGAGGAGCAGACCCGCCGCATCTTCGAACGCTTCTACCGCGCCGACACCTCCCGCGCCCGCACCACCGGCGGCGCCGGCCTCGGCCTCGCCATCGTCGACTCCCTGGTCACCGCCCACGCGGGCCGCGTCGAGGTCCACTCCATCCCTGGCCAGGGCACCACGTTCCAGATCCTGCTACCCCACTATTCGTGCGGTGCCAGGCAGCGGAGGTCTTCCGTACCCGCCGCGCAGAAGTAA
- a CDS encoding streptophobe family protein has protein sequence MAGQPDGPLRNALEGAAAVLCAVVVMAGVSALALSLMDAGEAGSLWRLTAAVTAMAVGGSVSAGPGGSGEPGTTGSGLDALAGLFGGGGGMSPSMSGAADVVPLGVTLAGAVVLWPAFSRRLRHRRPDMRELAVRAAGAGAAALLAFATVARLGRGTFTMPMSAMGGLGGGQDTGSGGAGGFGGFGGALPEGMGGTDDPLGGLFGGGLGGLGGGAGTASESAMTYQVHVGSAMLGALVWAAVVLALGCVVARRVRLPLGGVVDRMRPAWAPGLSAVVRTLLLLAVVPLALVTFVGMAVGGRAGTAAGAALLLLPNALAVFLTLGLGSPWTAGTQQVQSEGGNPLASLMGGMGGMGGLGGGEQPTSRPDRTEQLRELSAGGWPLWLAALTVTGVILLACAYAATRATDPAHTPPLHRYRGPFGPHLGFAERFGIVTAVVLGLAAHLAGVSGHFGISVFGSEMGGMEAELSGSVLWTVVSGLVVGTAAGLGGSLLRGLRERRTQRKPATGVGGAGGQGESGGQGESGGRGRLGGLYAAKTFPFRILPRRTSAATGSSASATAEQGADSGPMEAPVGSS, from the coding sequence GTGGCAGGGCAGCCGGACGGTCCGTTGCGCAACGCCCTCGAAGGGGCTGCGGCCGTGCTGTGCGCGGTGGTCGTGATGGCGGGGGTGTCCGCGCTGGCACTGTCGCTGATGGATGCGGGGGAGGCCGGGTCGTTGTGGCGGCTGACGGCGGCCGTGACCGCCATGGCCGTCGGGGGCTCGGTGAGCGCGGGCCCGGGCGGGTCGGGAGAGCCGGGAACGACGGGCTCGGGGCTGGACGCGCTGGCCGGCCTGTTCGGCGGCGGGGGCGGGATGAGCCCCTCGATGAGCGGCGCGGCCGATGTGGTGCCGCTCGGTGTGACGCTGGCGGGCGCCGTCGTGCTGTGGCCGGCGTTCTCCCGGCGGCTGCGGCACAGGCGGCCCGACATGCGTGAACTGGCCGTGCGCGCCGCCGGAGCCGGGGCTGCGGCCCTGCTCGCCTTCGCGACCGTGGCGCGACTCGGGCGCGGGACGTTCACCATGCCGATGTCGGCGATGGGCGGTCTCGGCGGCGGCCAGGACACGGGTTCCGGTGGCGCGGGCGGCTTCGGGGGCTTCGGCGGCGCGCTGCCCGAGGGCATGGGCGGCACCGACGATCCGCTGGGCGGCCTGTTCGGTGGCGGGCTCGGCGGTCTCGGCGGCGGTGCCGGTACGGCGTCCGAGTCGGCGATGACCTATCAGGTGCACGTGGGCTCGGCGATGCTGGGTGCGCTGGTGTGGGCGGCCGTGGTGCTCGCTCTGGGATGTGTGGTCGCCAGGAGGGTCCGGCTGCCCCTGGGCGGGGTGGTGGACCGGATGCGGCCCGCGTGGGCGCCGGGCCTCTCGGCCGTCGTACGGACCCTCCTCCTCCTGGCGGTCGTCCCCTTGGCGCTGGTGACGTTCGTCGGGATGGCGGTCGGCGGCCGGGCCGGGACGGCGGCGGGCGCGGCCCTGCTTCTGCTGCCGAACGCGCTGGCGGTGTTCCTGACCCTGGGCCTGGGTTCCCCGTGGACGGCCGGGACCCAGCAGGTGCAGTCCGAGGGCGGCAACCCGCTCGCCTCCCTGATGGGCGGCATGGGTGGCATGGGCGGCCTGGGTGGCGGCGAGCAACCCACGAGTCGGCCCGACCGCACCGAGCAGCTCAGGGAGTTGTCGGCCGGCGGCTGGCCGCTGTGGCTCGCAGCCCTCACGGTGACCGGTGTCATCCTGCTGGCCTGCGCCTACGCCGCGACCCGCGCCACGGACCCGGCCCACACACCGCCGCTGCACCGCTACCGCGGCCCTTTCGGCCCGCACCTCGGTTTCGCCGAGCGCTTCGGCATCGTCACGGCCGTCGTCCTCGGCCTGGCCGCCCATCTCGCAGGCGTGTCCGGTCACTTCGGGATCAGCGTGTTCGGCAGCGAAATGGGCGGCATGGAGGCGGAACTCAGCGGCAGTGTGCTGTGGACGGTGGTGTCCGGGCTGGTCGTCGGCACTGCGGCTGGGCTCGGGGGGAGCCTGCTGCGCGGGTTGCGCGAGCGGCGGACGCAGAGGAAGCCCGCGACTGGGGTCGGGGGAGCCGGCGGGCAGGGCGAGTCCGGTGGGCAGGGCGAGTCCGGTGGGCGCGGACGGCTCGGGGGGCTTTACGCGGCGAAGACGTTCCCCTTCCGTATCCTCCCGCGCAGGACCTCGGCCGCCACGGGCAGCAGTGCCTCGGCAACGGCGGAGCAGGGTGCGGATTCCGGCCCGATGGAGGCACCCGTTGGCAGCAGTTGA
- a CDS encoding GntR family transcriptional regulator, which translates to MSRPNLTTSLATRLVELFRRSGLEQGSHVTEQWAADTLEVSRTPVRKAMVFLAEVGILDRVPNRGFFLAQDVGALTRPDLSGDADVEQTAYFKIADDHVGGRFTGSFTSADIGRRYRLTARQADRVLARMESEDLVRRKAGGRGWEFQHVMATVEAHAQSYRFRMIVEPAALLEPDFTVDADAFAQHRQQQEALLHGDILLLPRAELFQVNASFHEMLVGCSGNQFLLDAVRRQNRLRRLIEYRHQVDRSRLAQQAREHLRLLDLVENGDLKEASAFLHEHLDKVRSIKTGAGPEA; encoded by the coding sequence ATGTCACGGCCGAACCTGACCACTTCCCTCGCCACCCGGCTGGTGGAGCTCTTCCGCCGCAGTGGCCTCGAGCAGGGCTCGCACGTCACCGAGCAGTGGGCGGCCGACACTCTGGAGGTCTCCCGTACGCCCGTGCGCAAGGCCATGGTCTTCCTGGCCGAGGTCGGCATCCTGGATCGGGTCCCCAACCGCGGCTTCTTCCTCGCCCAGGACGTCGGCGCCCTCACCCGGCCCGACCTGAGCGGGGACGCGGACGTGGAACAGACGGCGTACTTCAAGATCGCGGACGACCATGTGGGCGGACGCTTCACCGGCTCCTTCACCTCGGCCGACATCGGCCGTCGCTACCGTCTCACCGCGCGCCAGGCGGACCGGGTACTGGCCCGGATGGAGAGCGAGGACCTCGTACGGCGCAAGGCCGGCGGCCGGGGCTGGGAGTTCCAGCACGTCATGGCCACCGTCGAGGCGCACGCCCAGAGTTACCGCTTCCGGATGATCGTCGAGCCGGCCGCGCTGCTGGAGCCGGACTTCACCGTGGACGCCGACGCCTTCGCGCAGCACCGGCAGCAGCAGGAGGCCCTGTTGCACGGGGACATCCTGCTGCTTCCGCGCGCCGAGCTGTTCCAGGTCAACGCCTCGTTCCACGAGATGCTGGTCGGCTGCTCCGGCAATCAGTTCCTGCTTGACGCCGTACGCCGCCAGAACCGGCTGCGGCGGCTGATCGAGTACCGCCACCAGGTCGACCGCTCCCGCCTGGCCCAGCAGGCACGCGAGCATCTGCGGCTGCTGGACCTGGTCGAGAACGGTGACCTGAAGGAGGCCTCGGCCTTTCTGCACGAACACCTCGACAAGGTGCGGTCGATCAAGACCGGTGCAGGACCGGAGGCGTAG
- a CDS encoding DMT family transporter, translating to MSFTRPTAGRRPSRTGFLGGPAPILTAALLWGTTGAAGSLAPTDAPAAAIGCAGLSLGGLLLFLTSRGARSLPAACTRGELWLLALGALAVAGYPVTFYPAVARTGVAVTTVIALGSAPVFAGLLAWSTGQARPTARWTCATAATVLGCTLLVLGPGLAGHTTPTDLTGVALAVCGGLSYAVYALISGRLITRGHPSDAVIGVLFGAAGLLVLPLVLLVDTHWLATARGAAVAGYLALFTVCLAYRLFGRGLRRTHASLATSLTLGEPAVAAVLGVTVFGERLPAVSWCGLAVLGLGLILLTAPIGVGRRSRR from the coding sequence TTGTCCTTCACGCGCCCGACCGCCGGCCGGCGCCCCTCGCGCACCGGATTCCTCGGCGGTCCCGCGCCCATCCTCACCGCAGCCCTGCTGTGGGGCACGACCGGCGCCGCCGGCTCCCTGGCCCCGACCGACGCACCGGCGGCGGCCATCGGCTGCGCCGGTCTCAGCCTCGGCGGCCTTCTGCTGTTCCTCACCTCCCGAGGCGCCCGTTCGCTGCCCGCCGCCTGCACTCGCGGGGAGTTGTGGCTGCTGGCCCTCGGCGCGTTGGCGGTGGCCGGATACCCGGTCACCTTCTACCCCGCCGTCGCCCGGACCGGCGTCGCCGTGACCACCGTGATCGCGCTGGGCAGCGCGCCGGTCTTCGCCGGACTGCTGGCCTGGAGCACCGGACAGGCCAGGCCGACCGCACGCTGGACATGCGCCACCGCGGCCACTGTCCTGGGCTGCACCCTGCTGGTGCTCGGCCCCGGGCTCGCCGGACACACCACGCCGACGGATCTGACGGGCGTGGCGCTCGCCGTCTGCGGCGGGCTCTCGTACGCCGTCTACGCCTTGATCAGCGGCAGGCTCATCACGCGCGGACACCCGTCCGACGCGGTGATCGGTGTGCTGTTCGGCGCGGCCGGGCTGCTCGTCCTGCCGCTCGTGCTGCTGGTCGACACGCACTGGCTCGCCACCGCGCGCGGTGCGGCGGTGGCCGGGTACCTCGCCCTGTTCACCGTCTGCCTGGCCTACCGGCTCTTCGGGCGGGGACTGCGCCGCACCCACGCGTCGCTGGCCACGTCACTGACCCTGGGCGAGCCCGCCGTCGCGGCTGTCCTGGGCGTCACCGTTTTCGGCGAACGCCTCCCGGCCGTGTCCTGGTGCGGCCTGGCCGTCCTCGGCCTGGGGCTGATCCTGCTGACTGCCCCGATCGGGGTCGGCAGGCGCAGCAGGCGGTAG
- a CDS encoding type 1 glutamine amidotransferase, with product MTTSPRALLIRHDHASLSGPIGDRIARLGYSIDELTVVPAERHRTPTVDFTFPDPTDYDLVVAFGAPWSVYDRGSVAPWIDGELDLLRTAHTLDIPVLGICFGSQALATALGGRVERAPSPEIGWTKVESDVPELIPAGPWFQWHFDRFETPPGAVELARSAVGPQAYRTGRALGVQFHPEITEETLNLWLDLGGRRQAEENGVDPDRLLSDTIALRDDSRQRAHDLVDAFLDQVAAVPGGAQSRPSRSAGL from the coding sequence GTGACGACTTCGCCGCGCGCTCTCCTCATCCGGCACGACCACGCCTCCCTGTCCGGCCCCATCGGCGACAGGATCGCCCGACTCGGCTACTCGATCGACGAGTTGACGGTCGTCCCCGCCGAGCGCCACCGCACACCCACCGTCGACTTCACCTTCCCGGACCCCACCGACTACGACCTCGTGGTCGCCTTCGGAGCCCCCTGGTCCGTGTACGACCGCGGCTCGGTCGCCCCCTGGATCGACGGCGAACTGGACCTGCTGCGCACCGCGCACACCCTGGACATCCCCGTCCTCGGCATCTGCTTCGGCTCCCAGGCCTTGGCGACCGCCCTCGGTGGGCGGGTCGAGCGGGCGCCGAGCCCGGAGATCGGCTGGACGAAGGTCGAGTCCGACGTACCGGAACTCATCCCGGCCGGCCCGTGGTTCCAGTGGCACTTCGACCGTTTCGAAACGCCGCCGGGAGCCGTCGAACTGGCCCGGAGCGCCGTCGGGCCACAGGCGTACCGGACCGGCCGGGCGCTGGGCGTGCAGTTCCACCCGGAGATCACCGAGGAGACCCTGAACCTGTGGCTCGACCTCGGCGGCCGACGCCAGGCCGAGGAGAACGGGGTCGACCCCGACCGGCTCCTTTCCGACACCATCGCCCTCCGGGACGACTCCCGGCAGCGGGCGCATGACCTGGTGGACGCGTTCCTGGACCAGGTGGCGGCCGTGCCCGGCGGTGCCCAGAGCCGACCGAGCCGATCCGCGGGCCTCTGA
- a CDS encoding TIGR03619 family F420-dependent LLM class oxidoreductase, whose protein sequence is MTNAPRMQLVLSENWTMTGGRADLPALVRWAREAEDAGFDSVMISEHIVLGPDAGANGVMGNPRDYALPGNQDPYTPWPNSLLLLASIAAVTSRVRLAASAVIAPLRHPLLLARELGTLDLLSEGRLMVLPNVSWSRDEYAALGVPFAKRGKLLDEHLEIWAKLWGPSPVSHKSENYAFEDVYFEPKAYHPDGPRLCIGGAGMHDAMVRRIVRHGHAFNPLGRPTPDEMRKLADAMAAAGRDIADLEMIGGTRAVFPDDTSCADLAQALESIPEQLAEGFTTFCVKPSQFIDDQHGVGAFCREVVRRVEALA, encoded by the coding sequence ATGACCAACGCCCCCCGTATGCAACTCGTGCTCAGCGAGAACTGGACGATGACCGGCGGCCGCGCCGACCTGCCGGCCCTGGTGCGCTGGGCCCGTGAGGCCGAGGACGCCGGCTTCGACTCCGTGATGATCAGCGAGCACATCGTGCTCGGCCCCGACGCGGGCGCCAACGGCGTGATGGGCAACCCCCGCGACTACGCCCTCCCGGGCAACCAGGACCCCTACACCCCCTGGCCCAACTCCCTCCTCCTGCTCGCTTCCATCGCCGCGGTCACCTCACGCGTACGACTGGCGGCCTCGGCCGTGATCGCGCCACTGCGCCACCCCCTGCTGCTCGCCCGCGAGCTGGGCACCCTCGACCTGTTGAGCGAGGGCCGGCTGATGGTGCTGCCCAATGTGAGCTGGAGCCGCGACGAGTACGCGGCCCTCGGCGTCCCCTTCGCCAAGCGCGGCAAGCTGCTCGACGAGCACCTGGAGATCTGGGCGAAGCTGTGGGGCCCCTCGCCCGTGTCGCACAAGAGCGAGAACTACGCCTTCGAGGACGTGTACTTCGAGCCCAAGGCGTACCACCCCGACGGCCCGCGCCTGTGCATCGGCGGGGCGGGCATGCACGACGCGATGGTCCGCCGCATCGTGCGCCACGGCCATGCCTTCAACCCGCTCGGCCGCCCCACGCCGGATGAGATGCGGAAATTGGCGGACGCGATGGCGGCCGCCGGGCGGGACATAGCCGACCTGGAGATGATCGGCGGCACCCGGGCGGTCTTCCCCGACGACACCTCGTGCGCGGACCTCGCCCAGGCGCTGGAGTCGATCCCGGAACAGCTGGCGGAGGGCTTCACCACCTTCTGCGTGAAGCCCTCGCAGTTCATCGACGACCAGCACGGGGTGGGCGCGTTCTGCCGTGAGGTCGTACGACGAGTGGAGGCCCTGGCGTGA